One window of Flavobacteriales bacterium genomic DNA carries:
- the mnmH gene encoding tRNA 2-selenouridine(34) synthase MnmH, producing MPLSAPIDRFLSARVPLIDVRSPGEYLRGHIPGAFNVPLFTDQERAVVGTLYKQTGRDAAMLEGLRIIGPKMAEIVEQARTLAPDGKVGVHCWRGGERSASVAWLLEKAGFQEVIVLKRGYKSFRERVLASLSLSWVLEVLGGYTGTGKTELLGLLRQEGEQIVDLEGLAHHKGSSFGGIGEKVQPTTEHFENLLWDALSQLDPGRSIWVEDESQLVGHVKIPDPFFAQMRSRTVHFIDMPVEQRAARLVKDYGDFPEEELAAATLRIQKRLGPQHAKEALEALKTGDLHRVALIMLTYYDKTYARGLAARDPKKTRILPAGECSHQQLALKLLEHERSKNH from the coding sequence GTGCCACTCTCAGCTCCTATTGACCGGTTCCTTTCAGCCCGCGTGCCGCTGATCGACGTTCGTTCGCCGGGGGAATACCTTCGAGGTCATATTCCGGGGGCATTCAACGTTCCGCTCTTCACGGATCAGGAACGTGCCGTTGTTGGGACCTTGTACAAGCAGACCGGACGGGACGCGGCCATGTTGGAGGGCCTGCGCATCATCGGCCCGAAAATGGCCGAGATCGTGGAACAGGCCCGTACACTGGCTCCGGACGGCAAAGTGGGCGTGCATTGCTGGCGGGGTGGCGAGCGCAGTGCCAGCGTGGCCTGGTTGCTCGAAAAGGCCGGGTTCCAAGAGGTGATCGTCCTGAAACGGGGTTATAAGTCATTCCGGGAGCGTGTGCTTGCATCACTCTCCTTGTCTTGGGTCCTGGAGGTGCTCGGGGGCTATACCGGCACCGGAAAGACCGAGCTATTGGGCCTGCTCCGACAGGAAGGTGAGCAGATCGTGGACCTTGAAGGACTGGCGCATCACAAGGGATCCTCCTTTGGCGGTATTGGCGAAAAGGTACAGCCCACCACGGAGCACTTCGAGAACTTGCTATGGGATGCCTTGTCCCAACTTGATCCCGGAAGGTCGATCTGGGTGGAGGACGAAAGCCAACTGGTGGGGCACGTGAAGATCCCTGATCCCTTCTTTGCACAAATGCGTTCCCGGACGGTGCATTTTATCGACATGCCCGTGGAGCAACGCGCCGCAAGGCTGGTCAAGGATTATGGGGATTTCCCAGAGGAAGAGCTGGCCGCTGCCACACTAAGAATACAGAAACGTTTAGGGCCACAACACGCCAAGGAGGCATTGGAGGCGTTGAAAACGGGCGACCTGCATCGCGTGGCGCTGATCATGCTGACGTATTACGACAAAACATATGCACGGGGCTTGGCGGCACGCGACCCGAAGAAAACGCGCATTCTTCCCGCTGGGGAGTGCAGCCACCAACAACTTGCCCTGAAACTACTGGAACATGAGCGAAGCAAAAACCACTGA
- a CDS encoding GWxTD domain-containing protein — translation MMNRGSILFAALVLSSAGFAQSQLDAVVEAKRFNAPGGGDRVDVNISVIGNTALWTMDERGFQQAKVEALTVVEQDGNIVDFRKTLVRSPERADTLQGDFIHQERFVLKPGSYALSVELHDQNIADTARTYVRIPLVIPARTNAVSISDIMFTLQGEEGEGPTPFPGAYYPGGTGKLGFYAEVYGTIHKFGNGGPFLAVTQIEDYETKHVAGNFRTVQRLRADTVVPLGMEFGIGKLPTGNYQLAVEVRDRSDSLVDRKTQFFQRNNPIAFDPTTLAEGELGANFTDAFTDADTLAEYLSSMRPIADELERKMIDDRWKDKKPELMRQLMYTFWYNRAPNDPKAAWERYLQAVNYVDKKFGCRNKRGYQSDQGYIYLRYGAPNTVVDRANSTSALPYMIWHYYRAGQYTNRRFVFYQPERSTTCWTLLSSDMPGELNNNTWLDMLAPGIADGGAERGEIMDNYNNPR, via the coding sequence ATGATGAACCGGGGTTCCATTCTCTTCGCAGCATTGGTACTTTCCTCCGCCGGCTTCGCCCAATCACAGCTTGATGCCGTGGTGGAGGCCAAGCGTTTCAACGCACCGGGCGGCGGTGACCGCGTGGACGTGAACATCTCCGTGATCGGCAATACGGCGCTCTGGACCATGGACGAACGCGGGTTCCAGCAGGCAAAAGTGGAGGCGTTGACGGTGGTGGAGCAGGACGGGAACATCGTGGATTTCCGCAAGACCCTCGTGCGCTCGCCGGAACGCGCCGACACGTTGCAGGGCGATTTCATCCATCAGGAGCGCTTCGTCCTCAAACCCGGCAGCTATGCCCTTTCCGTGGAATTGCATGACCAGAACATCGCGGACACCGCCCGCACCTATGTCCGTATCCCCCTGGTGATACCGGCCCGCACGAACGCCGTGTCCATCTCCGATATCATGTTCACCCTCCAAGGTGAGGAGGGCGAAGGCCCCACGCCCTTCCCCGGCGCGTATTATCCCGGGGGCACCGGCAAGCTCGGTTTCTATGCGGAGGTGTACGGGACGATCCACAAGTTCGGAAATGGTGGGCCGTTCTTGGCGGTGACGCAGATCGAGGACTATGAGACCAAACACGTGGCCGGCAATTTCAGGACCGTGCAACGCCTGAGGGCGGATACCGTGGTGCCGCTGGGGATGGAGTTCGGCATCGGGAAGCTGCCCACCGGGAACTATCAATTAGCCGTGGAGGTGCGAGACCGCAGCGATTCCTTGGTGGACCGGAAGACCCAGTTTTTCCAGCGTAATAACCCGATCGCCTTCGATCCCACAACGCTAGCCGAGGGTGAACTGGGGGCCAACTTCACGGATGCATTCACCGATGCGGACACACTGGCGGAATACCTCAGCTCCATGCGCCCCATAGCCGATGAACTGGAGCGAAAAATGATCGATGACCGCTGGAAGGACAAGAAGCCGGAACTGATGCGGCAGCTGATGTACACCTTCTGGTACAACAGGGCGCCCAACGACCCGAAGGCCGCTTGGGAACGCTACCTGCAGGCGGTTAACTACGTGGATAAAAAATTCGGGTGCCGGAACAAGCGCGGTTACCAGAGCGACCAAGGCTACATCTACCTGCGCTACGGGGCACCGAACACCGTGGTGGACCGGGCCAACAGTACTTCCGCCCTGCCTTATATGATCTGGCACTACTACAGGGCCGGGCAGTACACCAACCGCCGCTTCGTCTTCTACCAGCCCGAGCGGTCCACTACGTGTTGGACCCTGTTGTCCTCCGACATGCCCGGTGAGCTCAATAACAACACCTGGTTGGACATGCTTGCCCCCGGAATTGCCGATGGCGGCGCGGAGCGCGGCGAGATCATGGACAACTACAACAATCCCCGGTAG
- a CDS encoding class I SAM-dependent rRNA methyltransferase, which translates to MRDRIYIEDTRQRIRQGHPWVYDNQVLRFEGRLQPGGIVQVFDVKKGPLGQGYFNPKSKIRVRMLTKDLDEPIDAAFFHRKIKAAWDYRQRLGQPESCRVVFGEADGLPALVVDKFNDVLVFQTLALGMDRFKPEIVQALREVLAPRGIYERNDVPVREKEGLEQITGPVGEAFDTNLIMTENGLKFHVDLAEGQKTGHFLDQRLNHAALEHISKGARVLDCFTHTGGFALHAAKYGAKEVLGLDISEDAVALAGKNAQLNGMEGICTFKAANVFDFLSGPVKDSGRWDAIVLDPPAFAKSRAALDNAVRGYKEINLRAMKALPPGGFLVTCSCSQHMVPELFRKTIADAARDAHRELREVYAGGQPPDHPVHWAIPETHYLKCLVLEVL; encoded by the coding sequence ATGCGCGACCGGATCTACATCGAAGACACACGTCAACGCATCCGGCAAGGGCACCCCTGGGTGTACGACAATCAGGTGCTGCGCTTCGAGGGAAGGCTTCAACCCGGTGGCATTGTGCAGGTGTTCGATGTGAAGAAAGGACCGTTAGGGCAGGGCTACTTCAACCCGAAGAGCAAGATCCGCGTGCGGATGCTCACCAAGGACCTCGATGAGCCCATCGATGCCGCGTTCTTCCACCGGAAGATCAAGGCCGCGTGGGATTATCGTCAGCGCTTGGGCCAACCTGAAAGCTGCCGTGTGGTCTTCGGCGAAGCGGACGGATTACCCGCCTTAGTGGTGGACAAGTTCAACGATGTGCTCGTGTTCCAGACCTTGGCTTTGGGCATGGACCGCTTCAAGCCGGAGATCGTGCAGGCCCTGCGGGAAGTGCTGGCCCCGCGCGGCATCTACGAGCGCAATGACGTGCCGGTACGCGAGAAGGAAGGGCTGGAGCAGATCACGGGGCCGGTCGGGGAGGCGTTCGACACCAACCTGATCATGACGGAGAACGGATTGAAGTTCCATGTGGACCTCGCCGAGGGCCAAAAGACCGGCCACTTTCTGGACCAGCGCTTGAACCATGCGGCGCTGGAGCACATTTCCAAAGGCGCGCGGGTGCTGGACTGCTTCACGCACACGGGCGGCTTCGCCCTGCACGCGGCGAAGTATGGCGCGAAGGAAGTTTTGGGACTGGACATCAGCGAGGATGCCGTGGCCTTGGCGGGAAAGAACGCGCAGCTCAACGGAATGGAAGGCATCTGTACGTTCAAGGCGGCGAATGTCTTCGATTTCCTTTCCGGGCCGGTGAAGGACAGCGGCCGCTGGGACGCCATCGTGCTGGACCCGCCAGCGTTCGCCAAGAGCCGCGCTGCATTGGACAACGCCGTACGGGGCTACAAGGAGATCAACTTGCGGGCGATGAAAGCACTTCCGCCCGGCGGTTTTTTGGTCACTTGCTCCTGTTCCCAGCACATGGTGCCGGAGCTCTTCCGCAAGACCATCGCCGATGCCGCGCGCGATGCCCACCGCGAGCTGCGTGAAGTCTACGCAGGCGGCCAACCGCCGGACCATCCGGTGCATTGGGCCATCCCTGAGACGCACTACTTGAAGTGCTTGGTGTTGGAGGTGCTTTAG
- a CDS encoding AI-2E family transporter, with translation MPPVPNLFPAPSRPEQSGALLRYVLVLLALIGTVTVLALGQTLFVLLFISGIFSFLMLPFCRKLQKWGWPIWLAAAASCMLLLVVFFGALTFIGLQYAHFGKDLPTLQEALVARIDSGQTYLETRFNVSQGQQTAWLNKELAALAESGGAMAMNLFSATGTVLATVVVIPIFTFFLLLMKGQFRKFFSQLRDQGDGTVLRIVENIAELSRQWLKGVLTVVLFLAVLDSIGFLVLGLKYAILLGVTAAILNVIPYVGPWLGALVPVLIALLTKDSAMYAVGVLAVIAVTQFIDNNFITPKVVGSSVSINPLASMVALIAWGMLWGLMGLIVAIPITGMMKLVFDEIPSLKPWGYILGDEPKVGKRKRGGKKEGKDPV, from the coding sequence ATGCCCCCTGTTCCAAATCTCTTCCCCGCCCCTTCCCGACCTGAACAAAGCGGAGCACTGCTCCGCTACGTGCTGGTCTTGCTCGCCTTGATCGGCACCGTGACCGTGCTGGCGCTTGGCCAAACCCTCTTTGTTCTCCTCTTCATTTCCGGGATATTCAGTTTCCTGATGCTTCCCTTCTGCCGGAAGCTCCAAAAATGGGGCTGGCCCATATGGCTGGCCGCCGCCGCCAGTTGCATGCTGCTCTTGGTCGTGTTCTTCGGTGCCCTTACCTTCATAGGCTTGCAGTACGCCCATTTCGGCAAAGACCTTCCCACATTGCAGGAAGCATTGGTGGCACGGATCGACAGCGGTCAGACCTATCTGGAAACGCGCTTCAACGTGAGCCAAGGGCAGCAGACCGCCTGGCTGAACAAAGAACTGGCCGCACTGGCGGAAAGCGGCGGTGCCATGGCCATGAACCTCTTCTCCGCCACCGGCACCGTGCTTGCAACGGTCGTCGTCATCCCCATCTTCACCTTCTTCCTGCTGCTGATGAAGGGCCAATTCCGGAAATTCTTCTCGCAACTGCGCGACCAAGGCGACGGCACGGTGCTTCGTATCGTGGAGAACATCGCGGAACTATCGCGGCAATGGTTGAAGGGTGTGCTGACGGTGGTACTGTTCCTGGCGGTGCTGGATTCCATCGGTTTCCTCGTGCTGGGGCTGAAGTATGCCATCCTCCTCGGGGTCACCGCCGCGATCCTCAACGTGATCCCGTATGTGGGCCCTTGGTTAGGCGCGTTGGTGCCCGTGCTCATCGCCCTGCTCACCAAGGACTCGGCCATGTATGCCGTGGGCGTTTTAGCCGTCATTGCCGTCACCCAGTTCATCGACAACAATTTCATCACCCCCAAGGTCGTCGGCTCCAGCGTCAGCATCAACCCGTTGGCCAGCATGGTCGCACTGATCGCCTGGGGCATGCTCTGGGGCCTGATGGGCCTGATCGTGGCCATCCCCATCACCGGCATGATGAAGCTGGTGTTCGATGAGATCCCCTCGCTAAAGCCTTGGGGGTATATCCTCGGGGACGAACCCAAGGTCGGGAAACGCAAGCGCGGTGGGAAAAAAGAAGGAAAGGATCCGGTGTAA
- a CDS encoding YtxH domain-containing protein, whose protein sequence is MSTKKVLLGAVIGFATGAAIGVLMAPRSGKETRLILKKKGKQAQNSLSEQLDKGYKKWKKVRNKMVDRANMTKHDIKDFLQFMSAEGSDLKDRITDDVKSTGSDVSSAGKRTAEKIASN, encoded by the coding sequence ATGAGCACTAAGAAAGTATTACTGGGAGCCGTGATAGGATTCGCCACCGGAGCAGCCATCGGCGTCCTGATGGCCCCGCGTTCAGGAAAAGAGACCCGCTTGATCCTGAAGAAAAAGGGCAAGCAGGCCCAGAACAGCCTCAGCGAACAGTTGGACAAAGGCTACAAGAAGTGGAAGAAGGTCCGCAACAAGATGGTGGACCGCGCCAACATGACCAAGCACGACATCAAGGACTTCCTCCAGTTCATGTCCGCCGAGGGCAGCGACCTGAAGGACCGCATCACCGATGACGTGAAGTCCACGGGCAGCGACGTTTCAAGCGCGGGCAAGCGCACTGCGGAAAAGATCGCGAGCAACTAA
- a CDS encoding cyanophycinase: MNNTPKGKLIAIGGAEDKGNEQEKPGADSGTFIEDSILRRVVDEMGGHHAARIALVTTASSIPREVAANYVEAFGKLGVTDLDILDIRERSDVKPDMVKRLSKADGVMMSGGNQLRLTTIFGGTAFLELMKRRYMNEVGYVVAGTSAGAMCMSSTMIYQGHSSTGLIKGGVKMTSGAGFIGDVIIDSHFVQRGRFSRLTQAIAGNPNAIGIGLGEDTGVVITEGENLETIGSGQVMIFDGHEISYSNFADVEEGATFSIEGMRVHIISKGHCYSLRERAFTAVRVPV, encoded by the coding sequence ATGAACAATACGCCCAAAGGCAAATTGATCGCCATCGGCGGTGCCGAGGATAAGGGAAACGAACAGGAAAAGCCCGGCGCGGACAGCGGCACGTTCATCGAGGACAGCATCCTGCGCCGCGTGGTGGACGAGATGGGCGGCCACCACGCGGCGCGGATCGCCTTGGTCACCACCGCCAGCAGCATCCCCAGGGAAGTGGCGGCCAACTATGTGGAAGCCTTCGGCAAGCTCGGCGTGACCGATCTGGATATCCTGGACATCCGTGAACGGAGCGATGTGAAACCCGACATGGTGAAGCGTCTGTCCAAGGCGGATGGTGTAATGATGAGCGGCGGCAACCAGTTACGGCTCACCACGATCTTCGGTGGCACGGCCTTCCTCGAACTGATGAAGCGGCGCTACATGAACGAAGTCGGCTACGTGGTGGCGGGCACCAGTGCCGGGGCCATGTGCATGAGCAGTACCATGATCTATCAGGGCCACAGCTCCACCGGGCTCATCAAGGGCGGGGTGAAGATGACCTCGGGCGCGGGCTTCATCGGCGATGTGATCATCGACAGCCACTTTGTGCAGCGAGGGCGTTTCAGCCGCCTGACCCAGGCCATTGCGGGCAATCCGAACGCCATCGGCATCGGCCTCGGGGAGGATACCGGCGTGGTGATCACCGAGGGCGAGAACCTGGAGACCATCGGCAGCGGACAGGTGATGATCTTCGATGGGCACGAGATCTCTTATAGCAACTTCGCGGACGTGGAGGAAGGCGCGACCTTCAGCATCGAAGGGATGCGGGTGCATATCATCTCCAAGGGCCATTGCTACTCGTTGCGGGAGCGTGCGTTCACCGCCGTCCGGGTCCCCGTATAG
- the cphA gene encoding cyanophycin synthetase: MRILELKAMRGPNYWSVKRHRLVVMRLDIEDLEERPTDKIPGFYERLKEMLPTMYSHRCSEEHEGGFFERVQRGTWMGHVIEHIALEIQTLAGMETGFGRTRGTGEHGVYNVVFSYVEEAVGLYSAKAAVRIAEALIDGQPYRLEEDIQRMRELREDTRLGPSTGSIVEEATKRGIPYLRLNGQSLVQLGHGVHQKRIRATITSNTSNIGVEIACDKEETKDLLESYEIPVPKGRVVRTEEGLVAALESVGFPCVIKPIGGNHGRGATIGIKNLEEAKTAMEVAKEISRSVVVEKEIKGLDHRLLVIDHKFVAAAKRTPACVVGDGKLTIQELVAEVNKDPRRGFGHENVLTQITIDTHTLELLQRRDMTPTSIPVEGDTVYLKATANLSTGGTATDVTELVHSYNVFMAERISRIIDLDICGIDIMTDDITVPLSENGAVLEVNAAPGFRMHLDPTEGLGRNVAEPVVDMLFPPGAPSRIPIIAVTGTNGKTTTTRLIAHIMRSHGNRVGMTCSDGVYIMNRLLMQGDCTGPVSAQFVLKDPLVDMAVLETARGGMVRSGLGFESCDVGICTNVAADHLGLKDINTLEDLANVKGTVPRSVRRDGYAILNADDDLVMAMRKQCDCKIALFSLDENNRLIRQHCKLGGLAAVYENGFITISKGEWKLRIEKAVNVPLTLGGKAVFNIQNILPAVLAAYVQGVKMEELKESLSTFVPSPAQTPGRLNLFQFKNFQVVVDYAHNPHGFEALGRFLSKVPDSPKVGVIAGVGDRRDEDTVTLGRLSAQMFDEIIIRQDRNLRGKSDDDIIALMMKGIQEVDPKKKVTIIKKEDEAIRHAISTAKPGSFLTLCSDVVPDALALVMKLKEEEDRVPFNKEDIPNLNRELVG, from the coding sequence ATGCGGATCTTGGAACTAAAGGCCATGCGCGGCCCCAACTATTGGTCCGTCAAGCGGCATCGCCTTGTGGTGATGCGGCTGGATATTGAGGACCTGGAGGAGCGGCCCACGGACAAGATCCCCGGCTTCTATGAGCGGTTGAAGGAGATGCTGCCGACCATGTATTCGCACCGCTGCAGCGAGGAACATGAGGGCGGTTTTTTCGAGCGCGTGCAACGCGGCACATGGATGGGCCATGTGATCGAGCACATCGCGCTGGAGATCCAGACGCTGGCAGGCATGGAGACCGGCTTCGGGCGTACGCGCGGCACCGGTGAACATGGCGTATACAATGTTGTGTTCAGCTATGTCGAGGAGGCGGTGGGCCTGTATTCCGCCAAAGCTGCGGTGCGCATCGCCGAGGCTTTGATCGATGGTCAGCCATACCGCTTGGAAGAGGACATCCAGCGCATGCGCGAGTTGCGCGAGGACACCCGCCTTGGCCCCAGCACGGGCTCCATTGTGGAAGAGGCCACGAAGCGCGGTATTCCGTACCTGCGCTTGAACGGGCAGAGCTTGGTGCAACTGGGGCATGGCGTGCATCAGAAGCGGATCCGCGCCACCATCACCAGTAACACCAGCAACATCGGTGTGGAGATCGCCTGCGACAAGGAGGAGACCAAGGACCTGTTGGAAAGTTATGAGATCCCCGTGCCCAAAGGCCGCGTGGTGCGCACCGAGGAAGGTTTGGTCGCAGCATTGGAAAGCGTCGGTTTCCCGTGCGTGATCAAGCCGATAGGCGGGAATCATGGGAGGGGCGCCACCATCGGGATCAAGAATTTGGAGGAGGCGAAGACGGCCATGGAGGTGGCGAAGGAGATCAGCCGCAGTGTGGTGGTGGAGAAGGAGATCAAAGGACTGGACCACCGTTTGCTGGTCATCGACCACAAGTTCGTGGCAGCTGCCAAACGCACGCCCGCCTGCGTGGTGGGCGACGGAAAGCTTACGATCCAGGAATTGGTGGCCGAGGTGAACAAGGACCCGCGTCGCGGCTTCGGGCATGAGAACGTACTGACACAGATAACGATCGACACCCACACGCTGGAATTGCTACAGCGCCGGGACATGACGCCCACCAGCATCCCCGTGGAAGGTGACACGGTCTACCTCAAGGCCACGGCCAACCTCAGCACCGGTGGTACGGCCACAGATGTTACCGAACTGGTACACTCATACAACGTCTTCATGGCGGAGCGCATCTCGCGCATCATCGATCTGGACATCTGCGGTATCGACATCATGACGGACGACATCACCGTGCCGCTCAGCGAGAACGGTGCCGTGCTCGAGGTGAACGCGGCACCGGGCTTCCGCATGCACCTGGACCCCACGGAAGGCTTGGGGCGCAACGTGGCGGAGCCGGTGGTGGACATGCTGTTCCCTCCGGGCGCGCCGAGCCGGATCCCCATCATCGCGGTGACGGGCACCAACGGCAAGACCACCACCACGCGCCTCATCGCACACATCATGCGCAGCCACGGCAACCGCGTGGGCATGACGTGCAGCGACGGGGTGTACATCATGAACCGCTTGCTCATGCAGGGTGATTGTACCGGCCCGGTAAGCGCCCAGTTCGTGCTGAAAGATCCCTTGGTGGACATGGCCGTGCTGGAGACGGCGCGCGGCGGCATGGTGCGCAGCGGCCTCGGTTTCGAGAGCTGCGACGTGGGTATTTGCACCAATGTTGCCGCCGACCATTTGGGGCTGAAGGACATCAACACCTTGGAGGACCTGGCCAACGTGAAGGGCACTGTGCCGCGCAGCGTGCGCCGCGACGGTTACGCGATCCTGAACGCCGATGACGATCTGGTAATGGCCATGCGCAAGCAGTGCGATTGCAAGATCGCGCTCTTCAGCCTCGACGAGAATAACCGCCTCATCCGCCAGCACTGCAAGCTGGGCGGTTTGGCGGCCGTGTACGAGAACGGCTTCATCACCATCAGCAAGGGCGAGTGGAAGCTGCGCATCGAAAAGGCGGTGAACGTGCCCCTGACATTGGGCGGCAAGGCCGTCTTCAACATCCAGAACATTCTGCCCGCCGTGCTCGCCGCCTACGTGCAGGGCGTGAAGATGGAGGAGTTGAAGGAGTCGCTCAGCACCTTTGTGCCTTCACCGGCTCAGACCCCGGGCCGCTTGAACCTCTTCCAGTTCAAGAATTTCCAAGTGGTGGTGGACTATGCGCACAACCCGCACGGCTTCGAGGCCTTGGGCCGGTTCCTCAGCAAAGTGCCGGACAGCCCCAAAGTGGGCGTCATCGCAGGCGTAGGCGACCGCCGCGACGAGGACACCGTTACGCTCGGCCGCCTCAGCGCACAGATGTTCGATGAGATCATCATCCGCCAGGACCGCAACCTGCGCGGCAAAAGCGACGACGACATCATCGCGCTGATGATGAAAGGCATCCAAGAGGTCGATCCCAAGAAGAAGGTCACCATCATCAAGAAGGAGGATGAGGCCATCCGCCACGCCATCAGCACGGCCAAACCCGGCAGCTTCCTCACGCTTTGCAGCGATGTGGTGCCCGATGCGCTCGCCTTGGTGATGAAGCTGAAGGAGGAAGAGGACCGCGTGCCCTTCAACAAGGAGGACATCCCGAACTTGAACAGGGAGCTGGTGGGGTGA